A genomic window from Cricetulus griseus strain 17A/GY chromosome 4, alternate assembly CriGri-PICRH-1.0, whole genome shotgun sequence includes:
- the LOC113831260 gene encoding prostate and testis expressed protein 4 isoform X2 has protein sequence MSRILLLGASIVLLMDTVIRYCNLCNHFDGNRCLGGMRRCWKFNLLLTNRSCTTENFYFNDRITGLYLFRYSRLSCKRCGQGMFQEFHDLLRETFCCIERNYCNDGLTTLETSSLYFEDIKEKKELND, from the exons ATGTCTCGCATACTTCTGCTGGGTGCATCCATAGTTCTCCTCATGGACACAG TGATTAGATATTGCAACTTATGTAATCActttgatggaaacagatgcctCGGTGGCATGAGGAGATGCTGGAAGTTTAACCTGCTGCTGACCAATAGGTCTTGTACCacagaaaacttttattttaatgaccGTATCACAG gGTTATATCTTTTTCGTTATTCAAGACTGTCCTGTAAACGCTGTGGACAAGGAATGTTTCAAGAATTCCATGACCTTCTGAGAGAAACATTTTGCTGTATTGAGAGGAACTACTGTAATGATGGCCTCACCACCTTAGAGACCTCATCATTATATTTTGAGGAtataaaggagaagaaagagttgAATGACTga
- the LOC113831260 gene encoding prostate and testis expressed protein 2 isoform X1: MSRILLLGASIVLLMDTGDRVLTLNLIRYCNLCNHFDGNRCLGGMRRCWKFNLLLTNRSCTTENFYFNDRITGLYLFRYSRLSCKRCGQGMFQEFHDLLRETFCCIERNYCNDGLTTLETSSLYFEDIKEKKELND, encoded by the exons ATGTCTCGCATACTTCTGCTGGGTGCATCCATAGTTCTCCTCATGGACACAG GAGACAGAGTGCTGACATTAAACT TGATTAGATATTGCAACTTATGTAATCActttgatggaaacagatgcctCGGTGGCATGAGGAGATGCTGGAAGTTTAACCTGCTGCTGACCAATAGGTCTTGTACCacagaaaacttttattttaatgaccGTATCACAG gGTTATATCTTTTTCGTTATTCAAGACTGTCCTGTAAACGCTGTGGACAAGGAATGTTTCAAGAATTCCATGACCTTCTGAGAGAAACATTTTGCTGTATTGAGAGGAACTACTGTAATGATGGCCTCACCACCTTAGAGACCTCATCATTATATTTTGAGGAtataaaggagaagaaagagttgAATGACTga